In the Chaetodon trifascialis isolate fChaTrf1 chromosome 15, fChaTrf1.hap1, whole genome shotgun sequence genome, GAGCCTGTTGCTCGGATGTCTGGGCCTGTCAAAAGAGCATCTGCCGGCATTATCCTCTTCCCCCAACAACCGTCCCAGCGCAGCTGGCAGCTGCAATTACAACAGTGTAAAATGCAGTAATTTCTAATGACACGCTCACTCTCTTAACTTGGATAAAAGAGCTAGATTGATCCATAAACATCAGGAGAATAATTTAGAAATGATATTGTGATTATGGCTCATACGAAAGACACAGAGTGAGGTGCCCAAACATGAACAGTTACACAAGGGTTCATGTAGATATAGTATAGGTATtgttgtctttaacatttttggaaatcaaagtgctgctttgttATGTCTAACCAGGAATAATCTGATGGAGATTTTAGATTATCGATGTGCTTCCTCTGGCTTCCTCTGCTCCTGCGTGTTGTGTCTTGTAGATCTGCAGTTTGAGTGTAATTCTCAGTGTTTATCTTTCCTGTAATAACACAACCACCACGTGTGTTTTCTTACCTGTAGCAACTGTATCACCTCTCTCATCTGtttctccacctctgcagcctgcGCAGTCTCCCTCCCCAGCTTTTGGAGAGTCCCCTCATGACTCTTCAAAGTCTGGCTGATTTTTGCCATCTTTGCCTCTGTGGTCTCATAAACATAGTTAACAGATTCGCTCAGCTGTATGACACCAAACATGAGCACGTTGACTTCTTCGTGTGGCGCAGCCTTGTCCATCTTGCCGGTCTTCCTGGCTGGAGTTGCGTGGACTGCTCTTAAACCCCCAGCCAAACAAAGCAGACACAGGCCCCAGATCATCTTCATAATACCAGTCGCTTACAAACTCACTGTAGTCCAGTTGTCTGTTTCACTCAGTTGTTCAGAAGTTTGTGGTTTCCTTTCCAGAAAATCAGCCAGTTAAAGGGAAAGTTTGTTTGGCGTAAAATCTCTTGCCTGTGACAGCCGTGGAGAGGTTAGCATCATCAGAGCATCCAGTGTTTGATGAATTTGAAGGGCGATCAGTGCGCCTTATATTGGATGTGTACATGCAATACCGTGGTAAAACATTAGCTCAGCTGGTTCGATCGCAGGTCTTGTCCGTGGCCTTAGCCTCAGTGACCTCGCCCTGATGTTTAACCCCAAACATACTAATTTTGTCATGTAGGTCGCAAACACATGCGACACACATAACAATGCATGTAGGACTGATGTATCGCAATCTGTGCAGTAAATCTTATTTAATATTCTTTCAAAGATTTGTGATTTTGCGGTGTGTCATTGCctctttaaaacaaataaaatcagctgtttCAAACTATGAACAGATGTTACCTCTAATGTTTGTCTTGGATGGGGGTTAAGGTGACTTTCACCATGCAAATCCAACACCGTGTCACACTCTTCCCATGTGGACACACGAAAccctttatctttttcttttctgagaaTCAGGATATGTTTTTGTAGGCTGGTTGTAGGTGTGATATTGTTGAAAAATGTGACAAGTTGGAATCAGGGTGTGAAACTGCCATCCTATGATTAGTATAGTATGACTCTTATCGTCTATGTACAGTTAACCAACAAGCAATGTTTCTTTAACTCCTACATGGttttgcacttttatttttacttatttaatcTGTCCTTgtcatctttctgtctctctcattcacTGCCTTGCTTCATCTTGTCTTAGGAACTTGCTCTACGTTTACCCGCAAAGTCTGAACTTCAGCAGTCGTCAGGGCTCAGTGAGGAACATTGCTGTGAAGGTTCAGTTCATGGCGGGAGAGGACCCCAGTCAAGCTTTGCCGGTGAGTCACAGTCGAGGATAATCAAGTGACGTGATTGTGGTGCTCTCAGGGAAATGAAATTCAAGTCAACAGCTTGAGGCAGTGGAACACTATATGATGTCTTCTCAGGAGAATGAACTTCTTCAAAGAGGCATATTTTTGAGCACAGAGAAGGAAAGTTTAGTGACATTTGGTGTTATATATTGTTAGTTGTATAAGTCTGATTTGTTTATTGAATATCAAATAGGTGATGCAGTGTTTAAACTGAAATTTACCTTTGGCGTATCAAACACTCCCCACCTGTGTGCTTGGAAGGCTAAAATTTACAGTGTGCTCATTTACTGATAACACGACTGCAGTCAGACAGTATTGGCAAGTGAAGGCAGAATAATTTTTCCTGACACAGCATTAACTGCACTGCTTGGTTGTTGCAGTTCTTTTCACAGCTACCTCTCAAGTCTACAGGTCTGCAATACTCAACATGTATACATCTATTTATAATACCCCATGCAAACTGTTATTATATCAGTGTTTGCAAACTATCTTTAAAGGTGCAAAAGTATGTAGAATTATTAACAGAATATGAAGAAATAACAGAGATATCTCCTGAAGTTAGCATCCTGCCCAGCTAGCCCTGGCCTGTCCTGTCTCATAATACCACTTTGTGACTCAAAGTCTATTAATATAACCTCGGAGGCTTGTGTTTGGTTGCAGTCCGGCCGTGTTCACTGAGAGGCTGCTGAGTACAGCTCTGTTGTTCATAGTGTAAACACCAGCATCTTAGCCAGGAGGAGCTCTTTAATGTTTGAAAAAGGTTTTCAGCTCAAAccagatacaaacaaaatgagcaaaGCGTCATATATGGACCGGATAATATATTGATTTGATTGTGGTGAAGATGATTGTACCAAAATAGTTCTTCCTATTGCTCATTGGTCATGAAACTGCTATATTTACACCCTGCTATTTGACCAGGTCATCTTTGGAAAGTCGAGTTGTGCTGAGTTCATGAGTGATGCGTACACTGCTGTCATCTACCATAACAAGTAAGTCTCAATCACCTGTTAACCCTCACTGTCGACCTTCCACTGGAGCCTGTCCAACGCTTCCTGTTTCACAGTGTCTTccttaaatgttgtttttaactcttgcTCAGGTCTCCTGAGTTCTatgaggagatgaagatgaagattcCCGCCAATCTGACAGACAACCACCATCTGCTGTTCACCTTCTACCACATCAGCTGCCAGCCCAAACAGAACACTCCTCTGGAGAGCCCTGTGGGCTACACTGTGAGCTCACTCCTTCAGCTGGTCCACATTTAATACTCCCACCCAGAAGCTCTCGTGTTTGATAATTCTCTCTGTTGTCTTGCCATCGGTGAGAgcatgtctgtctttctgcctgcAGTGGATCCCTCTGATGCAGCATGGCCGACTGCGCACCGGCTCCTTTAGTTTGCCTGTCTCTGTGGAAAAGCCCCCACCTAGCTATTCTGTACTCACCCCCGACGTGAGTGTGTTTAAAGAGATTGTGTGAATATCAGTTTGCCTGCCATTACCTGCTCCTTTGTGACGTGACTGAGTGTTAAATGAGTTGCATGTCGCTCTGTTGAAGGTTCAGCTCCCAGGCATGAAGTGGGTGGATAATCACAAAGGAGTGTTCAGTGTTGAAGTGTCGGCGGCCTCCTCGGTTCACACTCAGGTACACAAATATGCTTTTAATACTAAACGCCCTATTGGATGTAGGTTAGTGTTACTGCAGAAGGTTCTGAAATTGTAATTAATTATTCCTAATAACATCCATATTTTTCATCTGTTGTTAATTTAAATggcctttgtttttctctgaaaataaaataaaaactaacTGGAACATATTACCGGCAGTTAGGATGCCAACAACTCAGATTTAGCTTTTTCCACCAAATAATTGCATATGTCCTCAAACTTGctttaaaattcattttggaTTCTCAGCAAAATCAAAAACTCTGATTGCAAAATTGCTGCCTAATTAAAATGCACCTGGTTCAAGTTctatttaatttttattctCTTGGCAACTCAAGGACCCCTACCTGGATAAGTTCTTCACTCTAGTGTATGTTCTGGAGGAGTACTCCTTCCCCTTCCGCCTGAAGGACGTCATCATCACTGAAGCAAACATGGAGGGCGAGCTGAAGGCCAGCATGGCCGCACTGAGAGGGGCCCTGCTGGATACCTGCGTCAGGTTCCTGCACCAACTGCTCAACAAGCTCATTCAGCTCATCGTGTTCCCACCAGTCATTTCAGGCCAAATTGGTAAGTGAGTGAAGGACAGCTGTTTTACATCAGTGCTACTTTTGGAGATTTGAAGTGCACTTCCAGGAACAAGTTGGAGTAGATAATGCAGTGGTCCTCTAACTTTTTCTGTCATGCTCCCCTTCAGAGGCTGAAAAAGTCACGCCTCCCACTCCACAACTTATCAATCATTAACAACGAGAGGGgatacaacaaaaacatggcagcagctgtttgagaaccactgagaTAATGTGATGATGATTGATAATTACTGTTCTTCGTCATTTGGGCaacaaaacagtttcatttaCAGGCATGCTACTGTACAGCCACATTCTTATTATTTGCACCTTCAGTGACACATAAGACAGGACATCAGATATGCTACCTGTTAAGATAGACGCATAGAATTGCGTTAATGTCCATATTAAGGACAAGTATTTGTGAAGCAATAAAATTATTTTCCAGCCATAGTTGTAAGTTCTATCTCTTGCTGCTCTTACTCTTAATTAATCTACAGTAAACCTCGGCCGGACCGCCTTCGAAGCCATGGCTTTATTGGTCAACCAGATCCACAAGAACCTGGAGGGAAACCAGGACCAACATGGCCGCAACAACCTGCTGTCCTCCTACATTCACTACTGCTTCCGACTGCCAACTGCCGAACCTGCAGTGCCCCCGACAGGTGAGTCATCAGTCTGTATCTGAGAAGCAGAGCCTTTCACTGGGCCGCTTACGGTCATTTGATCGGGCACGCGGCCGCTGACTTGCCAACATCTCCCATGTGACGTCTCCATGAGTAGCTGGCTCGCAGTCGTACGAGATGCCCATGCAGTTCGCCACCTTATCGAGAGCAACGACCCGCCCAACCAGCCTGCATCTGTCCCGCTCCAAAAGCATCAGCAACTCCAACCCGGACCTGGCCAGCACGCCGGTCTCTCCGGACGAAGAGGTGCAGAGGATCATAGGGAGCAAGGTGAGTTGTGCCTGTCTTTTGAAATTTGTTACTGTTGGTAGAGCTATACATCTGGGTATGTGTAGAAGTTTTTGAAAGTCATGAAAGTAGTTTAATActtaatattcagtttttaaaattaTGCATTTTCTTGGTCTTCTTCCTGTCAGGTTTTGTTAGAAATCTGCATCATGTATTGGCTCTAACTTTGTTCTCACAGGAAtttcttgtttcattttcacatttattccATTTGCTAATTGtctcatattttattttgtcaagcATTGTTAAATAATGAATCCTTATTTTGTTATGCTCCATTTCTAGTCCCCAGCAGATAAAAAACTGTCACATTCCGACTTTCTGTTCATCTAATATCTGGCGCTTATTTTGTTGTGATGATAGTGTCTCAACTACGCACAGCAGATTCGATAAGCTCAACTCTGTGCCAGCAGATAATGATGTTGCTTTTGACAACAATGCAATTATGCTTTCTGCCTGTGTCCCTTGTGTTTCATACGGTACCTCCAGCCCTTCCTTTGTCCCCCCCCTTATGCTTTCTTTGCTGAGTCACGCTTCACTTTTCCACACTCCTCGTCCTTCACGTTCGTTTCTTCCCAGAGTTATCCTTCTAATAATCTCTTGTGCGGTGATTACCTTCCCTTTACTCACTGTGCCCTTGCCTCTTgccacactgtgtgtttgtgttttgtgtgtctctggTGGCTTATGGCAGGGCATTGACCGCTCCCACTCCTGGGTAAACTCTGCTTATGCCCCTGGGGGCTCCAGATCTGTGCTACGCCGGAACCCCAACTCCAGCTGTGAGCTCAAGCAGGTGCCaaatccctcctcctcctcctcctcctcctcctcctcctcctcctcctcctcctcctcctcactagCCCTTCCTCACCACCTCCATCCTGAACCATCTCTGACCAACTCTTGTGGGTCATTCGCTCCCTCATCTCTCAGGGATTATATCCATATCTGCTTCTCTCGCACTCTCAATCTGCCATGTCCCACCTGTCACACCTTTTCATCCACAACTACACCTTGTCCGTCTTTCACAATTCATCCTGTCACCGTTGCGTAACAGACGTATCCTGTCATATCTGTTGCGAGTCAAAatctctgcctgctgctcgTCAGATATCTTAACCGGTCTTGCACTCATCATAGAAAGTTGTCTGGCCACCCATCCATTTCCATGCACCCATTTTCACATCACCTTATCctcatctctgtgtgttcacCTCACCGTCACTCCACGTCAGGCAACCGACCGCAGCTGCAATCGCATGTCTGCCTTCCTGGACAGCGTGGCCTTGTTTTCAGTTCCCACAAGGCAGATTACCAAGAAGGTAAAACTGACACCTACTGTAACAAAATGCAAAAGGGCCATTCTTTAGATCAAACTAACACATTTTGATGTCTTAACATTCATCGCCTTCCAGCATCATTAACATTCATCACCGTTCATGACATTTTAACGTTTTTTTCTGTGAGTTGGTGTGAAAATTTGCTGACGCACTGACATTTAATAGTGTCTGGGTTTGTCTGAAGATTTCATGAGGTACTAATTAATCTATTAAATTATTGTTTAATGTCACTATTGAACCTAAATCAtcacttttatttaattaaaatcatttaaattttttttgttttacctgAATTATGGACTAAATAAGTAACAATTGCACACttgcaaacaaacactttattCCTAAAAGCTCATCTAGTTTCCAAAATGGTTTCCTCACGTGAGCTAAaatttgctctgtgttggtTGTCATGTAGCTGCTCCATGAGGAGCTGGCATTGCAGTGGGTGGTCAGCACCAGCACAGTGAGGGAGGCCGCGCTGCAGCAGGCCTGGTTTTTCTTCCAGCTCATGGTGAGTATGCCTTTGTGCGTTTATACTGATTCTATTAATTATCAAGCACATGTTCAACATTTTCATCAAATGactactttttttcttttttgcctcctctcctctagACAAAGAGCATGGCACATCACTTGTTCCTCACCTCGAAATTGGACACTCCTCGACGCCAGCGTTTCCCAGACCGCTTTGTGGACGACATCGCTGCGCTTGTCTGTGCCATCAGTGCAGACGTTGCCGGTCGATACCACAAGGTACACAGACCATAAAGCCATACTACGCTGCAGATTATATCAACATTGCGTGTTTATATAATTGGTTAATGTTTAATGGCCTTGGTGCCGTCAAAGATTATTGGCTAACATTTTTTGTCATAGTTTTGTTAATGAAGTGAACACCACTGCTACGTAATGATACATACTCCCTTTGTTTGCTCATtgccttcccctctctctcctcatgaatgtcgccctctctctctcaggatgTGGAGCTTGTGGAGAGGTTAAATAGCAGTCTGGCCTTCTTCCTGAATGACCTGCTGTCTCTCATGGACCGGGGCTTTGTGTTCAACCTCATCCGCTCTTATTACAAACAGGTCTCTAttgctcccctcccctcctcacgCTTTAAGTCCCACTGCTCCCACGCacattttaaaactgctttttctctctcaaaccATCTTGCGTGTTAAACAGATTGCCAACAAGCTTCACACGGCGCAGAACCCCAGCTCTCTGAACGCCTTGAGGATGGACTTCACTCGTATTGTCTGCAGCCACGAGCACTACGTCACCCTCAACCTGCCGTGCTCCACTCTCAGCCCTCCATCATCgccctctccctccacctcctccaccacctcacAGGTACTGGAGCAGGCTGGGAAATACAGTATAACTGAGTTTAAGTGCTCAAATATTAGTTTCATAATCTAATCCCTCTTTGTTGTATCCACAGAGTTCAGCGTTTTCCAGTATGGTTCAAGACCAGGGTGTGGCCACCATGTTTGAACTCTCCGTCCCTTTTCGCCagcagcacttcctgtctggcctGCTGCTTACTGAGCTCTCTCTCATCCTTGATCCTGATGGAGAAGGGTAGGCTCCAAAAGTTGGAATACAAGAATCAAGATCAACAGActaagaaacacaacaaatgtaCTGATACATGTGTTTTACCCGCAGAGTTTTCTTCCTGCATAAAAAGGCCATTAGTGCTGTTCACTCCCTGCTGTGCAGCCATGATGCAGACCCCCGCTACACTGACCCTCAAGTCAGAGCCCACATCGCTCAGCTCTACCTGCCCCTCATCCCCATCGTCCTGGAGACATTGCATCAGCTCCACGACTTCTCTGGTCAGCATACGCAGCCCGCTCATATTGTCAAAGCTGTCCCTCTCAAACACATGTATTTCGTTCTCAGAATGGTTTTATCTCCAGTAGCATTGCACTTGAGAgtgattttcttatttcttcGTAGACTCCTCGCCCGCTCGGGTCCGCCATGCCTCAGCCCACGCCGACGACTCTGACCCAGACGGCGGCAACACTATCAGTCagtctgttgccatggcaattgCCGGCTCCCCTTTGCCGCATGCCAAAGCCAACCCTTTTGCACTGCCGACAGTGGTGAGTGATAGCAGCAGGGGTCAGGCTGTTCCCCCGGGCCCTACAGACTGACAGGTCACAGATCTGCCTCTGTGTGGGaggctgctgcttcagtttgacAGACGAGCACGCTGCCCTTTCCGTAACTCTACacacatttccatgtttttttctaAGTACAACTGCTCCTCTCAGCCTGTAGGTGGCTCTCTGTCATTTCCCTTTTTAACTCACTGTAAACAGCCATTTTGTACTGAAGCAGATTAGAAGACTGCCACTGAGTCTCTGTGCTTGTCTTCACCAGGCCGGGCGCCAGTCCAGCTCTCTGTCTGCCGAGTGCAGCAGGACTCTGCTGGTGTGTTTCCTGTGGGTGCTGAAGAATGCCGATGCAGCCCTCCTGGAGCGCTGGGTGTCTGATTTGTCTGTACTGCAAATCAACCGCCTGCTGGatctgctgcatctctgtgtctcttgcttTGAATACAAGGTACAATAAGCAGGTGCTGTCACTACTATGACAGCCATTCATCAGTCATAAACCCATTAGGAGCTTAATTTGGACATGCCAGGGCTGCAGggcatcatttcatttatgtCATTAGTTGTATGTATCAAACATAGATGTTATGGACGAGATACCTTTACTTTGTACACTCTTAAATCAATATTTTAGCTCCCTCTCACTTCTTTTCTTAGGGGAAGAAGGCTCTGGAGAGGATCAACAGCCTAACGTTCAAAAAGTCTCAGGACATGAAGGCCCGGCTAGAGGAGGCCATACTTGGCACCATTGGGGCTCGTCAGGAGATGGTTCGCCGCCACAGAGGTAAGTGGCCTGAGAGCACAGTAGCGCGTGTGTGCATCAGTAGCTGTTCTTGTTTGAGGTCTTAATAAGTTTTTGTTTATGGAAACTGTAATTTGTTTACTCTTCCAGAAAGGAGTCCCTACGGCAGCCAGGAGAACGTGAGGTGGAGGAAGAACGTCACTCACTGGAGACAAAATGCAGACCGAGTCGACAAGTATGTTCTTTACATCAAGTGCATGAATGCAAGCTAAAGGCAGTCTCACCAGATGTGTGCACATAGTACAGAAAAGTGATTTCTGTGTTCAAATTCACAACATGAACGTGGTATAAAATACTGTCTTGTCATCTTTATTGTGGTTAAATGTGATGCTGATGCTTGTGAAATAACACCTCTTACAGGTCTAAAGCTGAGATGGAGCAGGAGTCTGTGGTGGATGGAAACTTGGCCACTGAGGCCTCTCTAATTGTACTGGACACACTTGAGATTATAGTCAAGGTAAAGCTGTGCAGGAAAAACAGCATAGCAGATGTGATGCCTCACAcagtatttgtgcattttatgtAGAATTACTTCCTGTATTTTCTCATGTCagactgtggtggcatcagagCTAAAGGAAAGCGTTCTGGGTGGAGTGCTGAGAGTGCTCCTCCACAGCATGGCAGGCAACCAGAGCGCCCTCTTCCTGCAGCACTGCTTCACTACACAGAGGGCTCTGGTCTTCAAGGTACTTGCGTGAAATGTCTCTATTCTAGTTACAGTAATAAATATAGTAATGTGACATTAATTCAGCTTGGTATATTATCACAGTAACTCAATGCATGTACCttctctgtttatttgtgtcaCTGTTTCACACATTGACCCACTGAttcattttaatactttttaggggaaacaaacaacaaaatagcTGAATATGTATATTTACTCATTCTCTATTctgcatcagttttttttttagaattgtACAAAGAACTTGAACTTTACAGAAATAAATAGTGAATCACTCTTAATACCTCTGTGTTCAGGAGTAAAGAAAGTGAGcaagcatgtttgtgtgtgtgtagttccCAGAGATGCTGTTTGAAGAGGACACAGAGCTTTGTGCAGACCTGTGCCTGCGCCTCCTGCGTCACTGCAGCAGTAGTGTCAGTTCTGTCAGAAGTCACGCCTCCGCCTCTCTTTACCTGCTCATGAGGCAGAACTTTGAGATTGGAAATGTAAGTCTACACACTGTCTTTGTGTAGTAGATCATTagtatttttatgtgtttgttctgACCAGGCACAAAATGGATCTACGTAACATGTGCAGGATGTTTTAGGAATCGATATTAACGTGTCCTGACTTTCCCCTCGGACCAGAACTTTGCACGAGTAAAGATGCAGGTCACCATGTCCCTGTCATCACTGGTGGGAACATCACAAAACTTCAACGAGGAGCATCTTCGTCGCTCACTCAAGACCATCCTGACGTACGCTGAAGAGGACCTGGAGCTGCGCGACACGCCCTTCCCAGAGCAGGCATGTAACGCTGTCTGTGCAGAGTCCCATCTGGAGCTGTTGGAATAGCTAAAACTGAGGTGCTTTACTTTTGAAACTTCAGGTCCAGGATCTGGTGTTCAACCTGCACATGATTCTTACTGACACTGTCAAGATGAAAGAGCACCAGCAGGACCCAGAGATGCTCATTGACCTCATGTATAGGTACTGTGATGCACATAAATAAGTGTCACAACTAAATTCTCTgatatttttagttttattcattttcttattttttcccctcaggatTGCAAAGGGCTACCAGAACTCCCCTGATCTGCGCCTGACGTGGCTTCAGAACATGGCAGGAAAACACTGTGAGCGCGGGAACCATGCTGAAGCTGCCCACTGTCTGGTCCACAGCGCGGCGCTGGTGGCAGAATACCTCAACATGCTGGAAGATTGCCGCTACCTGCCAATTGGTTGTGTCACGTTCCAGGTCAGTGCGTGCTGTTTAATTTGGTGACTCACTCTGTTTACAAACAATACATATGCGCAACAGAATGAGGTAGGAGGTTGTGCCGAAACCAGAGCACCAAGACTAAAGCCCACGGTTGTCGAAAGAGCAAATATTAGGATTTTTTATGTTTGCTCTGACTCGTCTGTTCTTCCCTCAGAATATTTCATCCAACGTACTGGAGGAGTCAGCTGTATCCGATGACGTCCTGTctccggaggaggaggggatttGTGCTGGGAAGTACTTCAGCGAGTCTGGCCTGGTGGGCCTCCTGGAGCAAGCAGCTGCCTCCTTTAATATGGTACGACTCACATTCTCCAACCACATGGTTACAGACTGCATGTTAGCAGAGCGCAAGGTTACGGCATTACCACGGCTGAA is a window encoding:
- the dock6 gene encoding dedicator of cytokinesis protein 7 isoform X1, with product MASTASERRAFAHKINRTVAAEVRKQVSRDYGSPQLTKKRGGAHHPLPLTEVVEPVDFEEYVSNHAPGVEPGPLRQLVEFPQDDLELLHQDKECITLEPPLPEEEDSLDPRVRDALAVYTDDWLVIQRKYQRYSTTFTPHNSERQRERQRGLVKQTFELDEAAAAERQDDQDDAKRRSVSLDETPRGSWASSIFDLKNSSPDALLPSVLERTAAEDMDRRNTEARLQGRHSDLLGLYPPPDEDEAVERCSAIEVPKEHCGQRIMVKCLSLKFEIEIEPIFGTLALYDIKEKKKISENFYFDLNSDQMKGLLKSHTPHTAISTMARSAIFSITYPSADIFLVIKLEKVLQQGDIGECCEPYMVMKESDSSKHKEKLEKLRLQAEQSCSRLGRFRMPFAWTAIHLLNIVSSVGGLDRSDPDSDSERKGHGTWNERKKKGFERMSIGDDMCNFATFRPATLTVTNFFKQEGDRLSDEDLYKYLADMRRPSSVLRRLRPVTAQLKIDISPAPDSPHYCLSPELLHVKPYPDPRVRPTKEVLEFPARYVYTPHTTYRNLLYVYPQSLNFSSRQGSVRNIAVKVQFMAGEDPSQALPVIFGKSSCAEFMSDAYTAVIYHNKSPEFYEEMKMKIPANLTDNHHLLFTFYHISCQPKQNTPLESPVGYTWIPLMQHGRLRTGSFSLPVSVEKPPPSYSVLTPDVQLPGMKWVDNHKGVFSVEVSAASSVHTQDPYLDKFFTLVYVLEEYSFPFRLKDVIITEANMEGELKASMAALRGALLDTCVRFLHQLLNKLIQLIVFPPVISGQIVNLGRTAFEAMALLVNQIHKNLEGNQDQHGRNNLLSSYIHYCFRLPTAEPAVPPTAGSQSYEMPMQFATLSRATTRPTSLHLSRSKSISNSNPDLASTPVSPDEEVQRIIGSKGIDRSHSWVNSAYAPGGSRSVLRRNPNSSCELKQLLHEELALQWVVSTSTVREAALQQAWFFFQLMTKSMAHHLFLTSKLDTPRRQRFPDRFVDDIAALVCAISADVAGRYHKDVELVERLNSSLAFFLNDLLSLMDRGFVFNLIRSYYKQIANKLHTAQNPSSLNALRMDFTRIVCSHEHYVTLNLPCSTLSPPSSPSPSTSSTTSQSSAFSSMVQDQGVATMFELSVPFRQQHFLSGLLLTELSLILDPDGEGVFFLHKKAISAVHSLLCSHDADPRYTDPQVRAHIAQLYLPLIPIVLETLHQLHDFSDSSPARVRHASAHADDSDPDGGNTISQSVAMAIAGSPLPHAKANPFALPTVAGRQSSSLSAECSRTLLVCFLWVLKNADAALLERWVSDLSVLQINRLLDLLHLCVSCFEYKGKKALERINSLTFKKSQDMKARLEEAILGTIGARQEMVRRHRERSPYGSQENVRWRKNVTHWRQNADRVDKSKAEMEQESVVDGNLATEASLIVLDTLEIIVKTVVASELKESVLGGVLRVLLHSMAGNQSALFLQHCFTTQRALVFKFPEMLFEEDTELCADLCLRLLRHCSSSVSSVRSHASASLYLLMRQNFEIGNNFARVKMQVTMSLSSLVGTSQNFNEEHLRRSLKTILTYAEEDLELRDTPFPEQVQDLVFNLHMILTDTVKMKEHQQDPEMLIDLMYRIAKGYQNSPDLRLTWLQNMAGKHCERGNHAEAAHCLVHSAALVAEYLNMLEDCRYLPIGCVTFQNISSNVLEESAVSDDVLSPEEEGICAGKYFSESGLVGLLEQAAASFNMAAMYEAINEVYKILLPIHEANRDFKKLATVHGKLQDAFNKVYNQSSGWERLFGTYFRVGFYGCRFGDLDEQEFVYKEPSITKLAEISHRLEEFYSERFGDDVVEIIKDSNPVDKNKLDPNKAYLQITYVEPFFDTYELKERITYFDKNYNLRTFMYCTPFTLDGRAHGDLNEQYKRKTILTTSHAFPYIKTRINVIHKEEIILVPMEVAIEDMQKKTQELAFATNQDPADSKMLQMVLQGCVGTTVNQGPLEVAQVFLSDIPDDPKLFRHHNKLRLCFKDFTKRCEDALRKNKALIGPDQKEYHRELERNYNKLKEALGPLINRKIPQLYRTLPAQTTQTQRNSFSRSSLRRVDC